From the Macaca nemestrina isolate mMacNem1 chromosome 7, mMacNem.hap1, whole genome shotgun sequence genome, one window contains:
- the LOC105488286 gene encoding guanosine-3',5'-bis(diphosphate) 3'-pyrophosphohydrolase MESH1 isoform X1 has product MGSEAAQLLEAADFAARKHRQQRRKDPEGTPYINHPIGGLVGRGAPAAAPGVGTGKDTWGVARILTHEAGITDIVVLQAALLHDTVEDTDTTLDEVELHFGAQVRRLVEEVTDDKTLPKLERKRLQVEQAPHSSPGAKLVKLADKLYNLRDLNRCTPEGWSEHRVQEYFEWAAQVVKGLQGTNRQLEEALKHLFKERGLTL; this is encoded by the exons ATGGGCTCCGAGGCCGCCCAGCTGCTGGAGGCTGCCGACTTCGCTGCTCGCAAGCACCGGCAGCAGCGGCGGAAGGACCCCGAAGGGACCCCCTACATCAACCACCCCATCGGTGGGCTCGTCGGCCGCGGAGCACCGGCTGCGGCACCGGGGGTGGGGACTGGGAAGGATACGTGG GGTGTGGCTCGGATCCTGACCCACGAGGCGGGAATCACTGACATTGTGGTGTTACAG GCGGCCCTGCTCCATGACACGGTGGAGGACACAGACACCACCCTGGATGAGGTGGAGCTACACTTTGGGGCACAGGTGCGGCGCCTGGTGGAGGAGGTAACAGATGACAAGACTCTGCCCAAGCTGGAGAGAAAGCGGCTGCAGGTGGAGCAAGCGCCCCACAGTAGCCCCGGGGCCAAACTGGTGAAACTGGCAGACAAGCTGTACAATCTGAGGGACCTGAATCGCTGCACCCCAGAGG GATGGTCAGAACATCGAGTCCAGGAATACTTCGAGTGGGCAGCGCAAGTGGTGAAGGGGCTTCAGGGAACAAACCGGCAACTGGAAGAGGCGCTAAAGCATCTGTTCAAGGAGCGGGGGCTGACACTCTGA
- the LOC105488286 gene encoding guanosine-3',5'-bis(diphosphate) 3'-pyrophosphohydrolase MESH1 isoform X2, with translation MGSEAAQLLEAADFAARKHRQQRRKDPEGTPYINHPIGVARILTHEAGITDIVVLQAALLHDTVEDTDTTLDEVELHFGAQVRRLVEEVTDDKTLPKLERKRLQVEQAPHSSPGAKLVKLADKLYNLRDLNRCTPEGWSEHRVQEYFEWAAQVVKGLQGTNRQLEEALKHLFKERGLTL, from the exons ATGGGCTCCGAGGCCGCCCAGCTGCTGGAGGCTGCCGACTTCGCTGCTCGCAAGCACCGGCAGCAGCGGCGGAAGGACCCCGAAGGGACCCCCTACATCAACCACCCCATCG GTGTGGCTCGGATCCTGACCCACGAGGCGGGAATCACTGACATTGTGGTGTTACAG GCGGCCCTGCTCCATGACACGGTGGAGGACACAGACACCACCCTGGATGAGGTGGAGCTACACTTTGGGGCACAGGTGCGGCGCCTGGTGGAGGAGGTAACAGATGACAAGACTCTGCCCAAGCTGGAGAGAAAGCGGCTGCAGGTGGAGCAAGCGCCCCACAGTAGCCCCGGGGCCAAACTGGTGAAACTGGCAGACAAGCTGTACAATCTGAGGGACCTGAATCGCTGCACCCCAGAGG GATGGTCAGAACATCGAGTCCAGGAATACTTCGAGTGGGCAGCGCAAGTGGTGAAGGGGCTTCAGGGAACAAACCGGCAACTGGAAGAGGCGCTAAAGCATCTGTTCAAGGAGCGGGGGCTGACACTCTGA